The Bradyrhizobium sp. CCGB01 genome segment GGTCTCGGCCATGCCGGGGCGGGCTCCAGAAATGAAAGCGAGGAAGGCGAGGGTGGTGGCGACCGCAACGCGTGGCGCGCTGCGGCGTGTCGGTTTCAACATGGGGCTCCTCCTTGGGCCGGTACGGCATCGTCGTTTTGCCGTGGAGGATAGCGGGAGCCGTGCCGCCGCACCAAATTCCAGTTGGGATCGATCGATGCCGAAATTGTATCGGTCGCGCGGGACGGCTACCGCACCGCCGCCGTCAGGCTGCGGGACGGCAGATGCGGGCCGGACGCAGTGTTGGGTGCTCCGAGCAGGCCCCAAACGGCCACGGCAAGCAGCGCGCAAGTCAAAATGGTCCAGGTGACGAGCCGTTTCCGCATCAGGCCAGGTCCGTCCGTCGTTTGAGGCACCTGCGATCGTGCACTGCAAACGGCGACGATCCTATGAACTCGTTCACAGGCAAACGTCACAACGTCATTGCGAACCAATGCCGCGCGAGCGCATTGACCCCGCATGCCCCGTGAAAACGACCTCGAAGGCAAGCCCGACATGGGCGGCAAGCATGGCGGCCAGAAAGGCCAGCCCCAGCCGCCGCCGCGCCCGCGCGAGGGCGAGCGCGATGAGGACGTCGTGGCAAAGCGCCACACCGGTCAAACCGATCGCGGCTCGCCGCCGACCAACAAAAAATAGCGCCGCGTTTCGCCCGCACACCGCCGTGCCGCAATCGCGCCGGGAACGACCGCCTTGCCTTGCCGTTAGCTTGATCCCGCGGGCGGAGGAGATCGAAACGGAGGCTGGCAGATGTTTTGGATTTATTGGAACACCGCGTGGTCGCTGATCATCAGCGGCATCTGGGTTGCCACCATCGTCAGCCATCCCGATTCCGAAATCGCCGAGGTGCGCGCGGCCAAACGACGGCTGATGTGAATTTTCGCATCTCTCCGGACATTCCGCCTGATCGCTGCTCGCCTTTGCTGCTTGATCCAACGCGTTCATTGACGCTGTGAAGCGGCGACCGCAGGATGCATCGCCGTCAATGCCCGCGTGAGATTCCGGCGATGTCCGACCAGGCCAGCCTCCTGACCTTCGTGCTCGTGGCCCGGATACCCGAAGAGGGTATCGCGGACTTCCAGGCCTACGAGGCTGCGGTCCTGCCGCTGCTGGGGGAGTTTGGCGGGCGTCTGGAGCGTCGCCTTCGAAGCCAGGACGGCACTACGGAGGTGCACATCGTCAGCTTCGCGTCCGAAGCGGACTTTCAGAATTACCGGAATGACCCTCGGCGCACGGCGCAAGTCCGGTTGCTGGAGACATCGGCGGCGAAGCTGGAATTGCTTTCAATGACGAACGTCCAATAGCTCTGCCGCGAAGCCACGCCGGCGCGCTCATCCGATCGCGAAATCGGCCGCTGTCTCGGCGTGAATGGCCGTCGTGTCGAACGTCTCGACCGTCGTGTCGTCGCGGCCGACCAGCATCGTGATCTCGGTGCAGCCGAGGATGACGCACTCGGCGCCGCGGGCGACGAGCGCCGCCATCACGTCCCGATAGCGACGGCGCGAAGGCGCGGAGGCGATGCCGAGGCACAGTTCGTCATAGATGATGCGGTTCACGTCGGCCCGCTCGTCGGCGGGAGGTATCAGGACGTCGAGATCGTGCGCGCGCAGCCGGGCGATGTAAAAGTCCTCCTCCATCGTGAATTTCGTGCCGAGCAGGCCGACCCGCCGGTACCCTCTGGCCCTGATACGCTCCGCCGTTGCGTCGCCGATGTGAATGAAGGGAATGGTCACGCGCGACATGATGTCGGGCGCGAGCTTGTGCATCGTGTTGGTGCACAGCACGATCGCACGCGCGCCGGCGTCCTCGAGACGCCGCGCGACCTCCGCAAGGCTCGCGGCCGCTTCGTCCCAGCGGCCGGCATATTGCATCTCCTTGATCTCTTGAAAGTCGTAGGAATACATCAGCAGCGGGGCCGAATGCAGCTTGCCCATGCGATCGCGGACCCGCTCGTTGATGAGCTTGTAGTAGAGCGCCGTGCTCTCCCAGCTCATGCCCCCAATCAGGCCAATCGTTCGCATTCCGCGGCTCCGAAAATGATCCAATGTGGGGATCGTAAGCGAAGAAGCCGAAGCTCGCCATCGTAGTGGAGGATTGCTGACCCGTTTGCCACTTTTGCCCTGAGCTGAACTCGTTGATCTAGATCAAGGCGCCGGATGATAGGCCAGCGTTTGAGCTAACGACGATTGTCTCAGCAAACTCACGGATTGGGGGCGAACCAAGCAGACACATCCTGCAACGTAGTGGAGAAATCGCCATGGCCATCAATCTCAGTTCAGTTGCGGCGCAACTCCTGACGCCTGACGTCATTGCGCAGATTGCTTCCTTTCTCGGCATGGACCGAAGCACGGCGCAGAAGGCCGCGGGAGCAACGATCCCCGCAATACTGGCAAGCCTTGCCGATCTGGTCGGCACTCCGGCCGGCGCCAGCCAACTATCGAAACTGCTGTCGCAACAGCAAGGCCCTAACCCCATCGACCTGCTACGCAACTCCGGCGCTCAGGGCTTGGCCCAGATGGGCTCGAGCATGTTGTCCGGACTGTTTGGCGGCCGAACCGTGGACACCATGGCCCAGGCGATCGGCAAGTTCGCCGGGACGAACGATAACGGCGGAAAGTCGTTGCTATCCGTGGTCGGCCCGCTCGTGCTGGGCATGCTCGGTCAGCAGCAGCGTGACTCCGGGCTGGATGCAAACGGACTGGCGTCGCTTCTGCGCTCGCAGAAGGACCAGATCATGGCGGCGATCCCGTCGGGGCTTGCGGATCAGCTCGGCGCCGCAGGCCTGATCGACAAGACGGTAGCCGGAGCGCGCAGTGGCATGGCCACGGCCGCCGGCGCATCCGAACGGGTAGCCTCCGGCGCGAGCCAGGCCGCCTATGCCGCCGGCAGAGCGCAATGGCCATATTGGCTGGGCGCGCTGGCCATCGTTCTCGGCCTTGGCTGGTATGCGCTTCAGCGCCCCACCGAGCCCACGGTCGCTCAGAGTCCCACGGTCACGCGACCCGCAGCTGGAACAGTGGGCTTGGCGCCCGCGAACTTGACCGTTGACGGGGTGAATCTGGCGAACCAGATCGATTCGTCGATGGGCACGCTGAGGGCCGCACTGCCGACCATCACCGATGACGCCAGCGCGCAGGCAGCCCTGCCGAAGATCAACGACGCCATCGCGCAGCTGGATGGCATCACGGCGCGGGCGGCCAAGCTTTCTCCGGAAGGGCGAAGCGCGCTTGCCAAGCTGATCATCGCGGCGACGCCGACGATCAATCAGATGTGCGACAAGGTATTGTCGACGCCGGGCGCAGGCACGCTCGCAAAACCCACGATTGACAATCTTCGCGCCAAGCTCGATGCGCTGACGAAAGTCTAAAAGTCTAGATGTGGCGCGCAACAATCTGGCCACCAACCTGCGGCGACGCGATGTACCTGCCGCATCCGTCGCCGCCATCAGGGAGATACGCCCATGACTGACAAGACCAATTTCACCAAGGATGAATGGGCGCTCCTCCTGAGAAGTCCCATGAATGCGGGAATGGCCATTACGGCCGCCGATCCGAGCGGACTGTTCGGGCTTCTGAAGGAATCGTTCGCCAGCGGTACGGCGCTCGCACGGGCCGCCACCGATCCCAATGCTAACTCGCTGGTCAAGGCCGTGGTTGCCGATTTCCAGACGAGCGAGGGCAGGGCCGCGGCCCACGACGGATTGAAGGCAGAGATTGGCAACAGCAAGCCGGCTGAGATGACGAGCAAGGCGGTCAACTCATTGCGCGAGGTTGCTGCCCTTCTTGCTGCAAAAGCTCCAGCTGATGCCGCGGATTTCAAGGGATGGCTGCGTCAAATCAGTCAAAAGACGGCCGAGGCTGCATCAGAGGGCGGAGGCTTGTTTGGCGGAGGCGTTCAGGTCAGCGATGCCGAGAAGGCAACCCTCGGCGAAATCTCGAGCGCGCTTGGCGTCTAGCCTCGGTGCACCGAACGGATGTCATCCCTCTGGCACGCCGGCCAGGCGCAAGCCCTGATGCGTCCGATCGCGCATTGCAAGATAGGTTGGCAAGACCGGTTGGATGATCGCTCAGTGCGCCGCTGCGGAAGCGAAGAACGGTAAAGTTGGCTAAGCCGCCTTCGCCTGCGCCGACAACAGCTGCTTCAGCTTCGCCGCGGGCACGGCCGGGCTGAACAGCCAGCCCTGCATCTGGCTGCATCCGAGCTGGCGCAGCACCTCGCGCTGGGCTTCGGTCTCGACGCCTTCCGCGGTCGTCGCCATGCGGCGGGCGGCGGCCATGTGCACCACGGCCTGCACGATCGGGGACGAATCTTCGGACTGGCCGATGTCGCTGATGAAGCTGCGGTCGATCTTGATCTTGTCGAACGGGAAGCGGTGCAGATAGCTCAGCGACGAATAGCCGGTGCCGAAATCGTCGAGCGCGATGCGTACGCCGAGCTCGCGGAGCTGCTGGAGAATCGTCAGCGCTTCCTCGTCGTCGCGAATGAGGACGGTTTCGGTGACCTCGAGCTCGAGCCGTCCGGGCGCAAGCCCTGACTCCGCGAGTGCGGCCGCAACCTTCAGCGCCAGCGTCCTGGCGCGGAACTGCACCGGCGAGACGTTGACGGCGACATGGATATCGCCCGGCCAGCTCGCGGCCTCGAGGCAGGCCTGCTTCAGCACCCATTCGCCGATCTCGCCGATCAGGCCGGTCTCTTCCGCGACCGGAATGAAATCGGCCGGCGAGATCATGCCGCGCTCGGGATGGCGCCAGCGCAGCAGCGCCTCGCAGCCGTTCACCACATTGGCCGCGAGATCGACCAGCGGCTGGTAATGCACCTCGAACTCGCCGCGGACGAGGGCCTGGCGCAAATCGAGCTCGAGCTGGCGGCGCAGCCGCGCCTTGGCGTCGTATTCGGGCACGAACACGCGGAAGGTGCGGCGTCCCTCGGACTTCGCCGCATACATCGCGAGATCGGCGCGCTTGAGCAGATCGTCGAGATTATCGCCATGGTCGGGCGCGATCGCGATGCCGATGCTGGCGTCGGTCGGGATCTCCTGGCCCTTGCAGTCTACGGGCATGCGCAGCGCCTTCAGGATATTTTCCGCAAGCGCCGTCAGCTCGGTCTGGTCGCTGGTGCCGGCCTTGACGATGGCGAACTCGTCGCCCCCGAGCCGCGCGACGAGGTCGTTGCCGCTAACGCAGGCGCGCAGCCGGTTGGCAACCTGGCGGAGCAGCTCGTCGCCGACCTCGTGGCCGAGCGAATCGTTGACGCCCTTGAACTCGTCGACGTCGATGTAGAGGATCGCGAACGGCTTGCCTTGGGCAAGCTCCGCCACGCGGCGCTCCAGATGGCCGCGCATCAGCACGCGGTTGGGCAGGTCGGTCAGCGCGTCGTAATGCGCCATATGCGCGATGCGCTCGTCGGCGCGGATGCGCTCGGTGACGTCGTCATGGGTGGCGAGCCAGCCGCCGGCGGCGCCGGGCTGGTTCTTGATCTCGATCAGGCGGCCGTCGGCGGTCTCCACGACGGCGCTCTGCGTACGTCCGACCTGGCTCAGGATTCCGTCGCAATAGGAATCGACGTCGCCCTCGAACGATCCGGTGTCGTGGCGATGCTGGATCACGTCGCGGAAATAGGCGCCGGGCTTCACCACGTCGGCCGACAGTCCGTACATCTCGACATAGCGCCGGTTGCAGACGATGAGACGCTCGTCCTGGTCGAACATCAGAAGGCCTTGCGTCATCGTGTTCATCGCGGTGTCGAGCCGCTGCTTCTCCACCGAGAGGCGGTGCATCATCTGACGGAAGATCAGATAGAGCGTGAGCACGAGCAGGCCGATCGACAGCACGGCCACGAAGACGAAGAACTTCGTCTGCGTGCGCCAGGTCGCCAGCGTCGCATCCAGCGATTTGGTGGCGACCACGACCAGCGGCTCGCCGGTCAGCATGCGCGAGGCGACGATGCGGTCCTTG includes the following:
- a CDS encoding aspartate/glutamate racemase family protein, which translates into the protein MRTIGLIGGMSWESTALYYKLINERVRDRMGKLHSAPLLMYSYDFQEIKEMQYAGRWDEAAASLAEVARRLEDAGARAIVLCTNTMHKLAPDIMSRVTIPFIHIGDATAERIRARGYRRVGLLGTKFTMEEDFYIARLRAHDLDVLIPPADERADVNRIIYDELCLGIASAPSRRRYRDVMAALVARGAECVILGCTEITMLVGRDDTTVETFDTTAIHAETAADFAIG
- a CDS encoding DUF937 domain-containing protein codes for the protein MAINLSSVAAQLLTPDVIAQIASFLGMDRSTAQKAAGATIPAILASLADLVGTPAGASQLSKLLSQQQGPNPIDLLRNSGAQGLAQMGSSMLSGLFGGRTVDTMAQAIGKFAGTNDNGGKSLLSVVGPLVLGMLGQQQRDSGLDANGLASLLRSQKDQIMAAIPSGLADQLGAAGLIDKTVAGARSGMATAAGASERVASGASQAAYAAGRAQWPYWLGALAIVLGLGWYALQRPTEPTVAQSPTVTRPAAGTVGLAPANLTVDGVNLANQIDSSMGTLRAALPTITDDASAQAALPKINDAIAQLDGITARAAKLSPEGRSALAKLIIAATPTINQMCDKVLSTPGAGTLAKPTIDNLRAKLDALTKV
- a CDS encoding EAL domain-containing protein, which translates into the protein MGTSIRWTARMRALLRRWQGAPLTWLIAGGFVLMVAMAIGTALTVDRFRQNAIESGRDSLENSVRLLARHFDREFADFAVLQKSVIAELESHGIESADVFRSEMGTLAVHEVLRAKASGWSDVAGANVFDAGGVLINSSRRWPVADISVSDRNYFNRLKNDPASQEEIEVVPGRFGNGPAIVFARRVTGPHGEFLGMVSRAISPAQLESFFASAGLGEDSSIAMHHQNGQLLARVPHVDAMIGQNFRNGTREQMAVFERTFVTTQLASPMDGKDRIVASRMLTGEPLVVVATKSLDATLATWRTQTKFFVFVAVLSIGLLVLTLYLIFRQMMHRLSVEKQRLDTAMNTMTQGLLMFDQDERLIVCNRRYVEMYGLSADVVKPGAYFRDVIQHRHDTGSFEGDVDSYCDGILSQVGRTQSAVVETADGRLIEIKNQPGAAGGWLATHDDVTERIRADERIAHMAHYDALTDLPNRVLMRGHLERRVAELAQGKPFAILYIDVDEFKGVNDSLGHEVGDELLRQVANRLRACVSGNDLVARLGGDEFAIVKAGTSDQTELTALAENILKALRMPVDCKGQEIPTDASIGIAIAPDHGDNLDDLLKRADLAMYAAKSEGRRTFRVFVPEYDAKARLRRQLELDLRQALVRGEFEVHYQPLVDLAANVVNGCEALLRWRHPERGMISPADFIPVAEETGLIGEIGEWVLKQACLEAASWPGDIHVAVNVSPVQFRARTLALKVAAALAESGLAPGRLELEVTETVLIRDDEEALTILQQLRELGVRIALDDFGTGYSSLSYLHRFPFDKIKIDRSFISDIGQSEDSSPIVQAVVHMAAARRMATTAEGVETEAQREVLRQLGCSQMQGWLFSPAVPAAKLKQLLSAQAKAA